In Pyrus communis chromosome 11, drPyrComm1.1, whole genome shotgun sequence, the sequence ACGCTTTGGCACAAACTTCGGCACCGGAGGCATGAAGGAACTTCTACGCTGGGCAATCCTATTAACAATTGAAATAGTAGCTTTTGAAACAGCAGATGCCACCGGCATAGATCTAGCAACCTTTTCTTTCTCGTCATTGGAGgaagtcaagtcaatcacaagCTTGGAAATAGCCGGTGAACTTTCGCGAACTCCCTATGAACAGCGGAAAAAGTCTTCGACTTCTTCTCAGCAGGAGTTTTTTCAGCAGGCAGGGAATGCCTCTTTTTCCCACCTTTATTTGTAGCAGGCTCCACCACAATGATAGGACAAAGCCTTGATTCGTTTTATCTCCTCCCTCGGGGGCAACCCACCTTTTTCCCTATGAAGAGGACTAAGCAACCAACGCCACTCATGGTACTCAGAGGGTATACCCAAAGCAACATGCACTTTCCTTATGTCCGAAGAAGTCTTAGGACTTGGGCCAACAACTCCTTTGActccatcaacaaacttggcacataCATTCATGTCCTCAAGCAGATCTAGTTTCAAAAGCACACAAATCTCAACAACTTCCCCATAAGCAAGCTTGGTGGATTTCTCATGATTACCTGCACGAGCAATCTCATTTTTCTCCGCAGACAAATTGGTCTCAGCAACAGAGGGATTGGGTTGTAGCGCCACTTTAGCAGGCAGAGGCACCTTGTCACTTTTCATAGTAACAAGCCTCTCTAAATATGAACTAGACTTAGCTCCAGACGGACACTTTGGCACAAACTTCGGCACCGAAGGCATAAAGGAACTTCTACACTGGGCAATCCTATTAACAATTGAAATAGTAGCTTTTGAAACGGCAGATGCCACCGGCATAGATCTAGCAACCTTTTCTTTCTCGTCATTGGAGGAAGTCAAGTTAATCACAAACTTGGAAATAGCCGGTGAACCTTCGCGAACTCCCCATGAACAGCGGAAAAAGTCTTCGACTTCTTCTCAGCAGGAGTTTTTTCAGCAGGCAGGGAATGCCTCTTTTTCCCACCTTTATTTGTTGCAGGCTCCACCACAATGATAGGACAAGCCAACGCCTCAGCCTTGATTCGTTTTATCTCCTCCCTCGGGGGCAACCCACCTTTTTCCCTATGAAGAGGACTAAGCAACCAACGCCACTCATGGTACTCAGAGGGTATACCCAAAGCAACATGCACTTTCCTTATGTCCGAAGAAGTCTTAGGAGTGGAGTCGAATTCCGAATCTACAAAAATAGCAGAAGacaatcagaaaattaaaagagCAGCTTAGCACAAATACAAAGCAGCCGAGAGATTAAGCAGCTTACTTACTGGATATGAAGACTGTGGGAACACGCAGCTCGGGGGATGAATTAGACTCTCATTCTccacttatctccaaagtctcCTTGGCCCAGTCATGATCTCCCTTGCTCGAATTATCAAAAAGTCTATGGCGAGATTGCAGCTGCCCAACTCCCTCAATGTGgcctatgtcaaagaagtaccaaaattcgTTAACGGTCAAATCAAAGTCAAAGATTTGGCTAAGATTGTGGAATCCCACCATCACACGGACTGCATTCGGAGAACATTGAGCGGGGGCACATATCATGGAGCAGAGCACTTCTTGGAAGAAACGCGACATAGGAAAAGTAAACCCAAACACAAAATAGTAGGGGTGGAACTTGATGGCTCTCCGAGCCCTATCATATGGCTCACGGCTGCTACCATGCTTAACATGCTTCACACGCACTCCCAATGGAATGACATGCAATATGCCTCGAGGAAGTCTCTAAACAAGTCATCAGAGCCAATCTTGAAGTGAGCAACCTTGAAGTAACCAACCTTGCTCAACGACCCACCTTGACGATACAATGGCGGCACATCATCGTCATTCTTATGGCTTGAGGAAGACATGCTTGAAAAAAATCTACGAAGATACAAGAGGAATTTGTTAGAgggttgcaaaaaaaaaaaaaaaaaaaaaaaaaacaaggagcAACCTTTGGCCCAAACGTGTGGCCCGCTGCTCTCCCATTCCCCACCTACTGCCATTTTGTACGAGCAACCCAACATGTGtcggggcatttgtggagccaaaaataatcaagaggggacacgtggatttttgggtaagaaaaggacaaaattaccctcgagacacATCGGAATTCCTTCGCACAAGCAATGCACAATTATCCCTCAATCAACTCAAAAGTGCCCAGGTAGGTATTTATTTACaacttatttcatccatcctcttcACAAGTTAACCCCCAAATCCTTTCtcttttattataataattatctaattaattaaataattattccaTTCATTAGCTAATTAAccacaaatcaagaacctaacccacaaaaccatccaagtggctGGTCCATCTCCTCCCAAGgtggccggccacacccctatataagccctctcattctctccaaaaTGTAATTCtaattctcttgctaaattctttaaattctcCAAGCACTTTTCCCTCAacacccccaaaaaaaaaaatcatcgttggcgtgtgaggctcttggccttgacctaaggtattatttgttttgtaagtgCAAGTTTGTCTAAGATCAAAGAAGAAAACATTTGCATGAAACAGGACAAAAATATCAATGCAATCCTCgatgagaaaaacaaaaaatcacgtgGAAACTTATGAAATAGGACAAGTTTAACTATAAAAGAATTTGTACtttcttcaaccaaaaaaaataaaactataaaagaattaaaaacgTGGAGAATATCCACAAACCGCGTGACAGAAATCACACTGCCACGTATAGATATTTTCTGGTAGTGTGAATGCTCAGTAGGCCGCAGAAACAATTAAACGCATGCACGTGCTTAAATTGGATGCAAAATTCCATCTTAGCGGCGTTCTTTCTGACTCATAAATATGGCTGATGTAACTTGGATGACGAGTAGAGTAGCTGAGGTACGCGTTGACTCTACTCTTTGATTTCCTTGCCTATAACTGGAGAGTAAAGACTTCATCTTCCTTCTGAACTTTTCTCCCCAGACAGACTCATATTATATgtttctgtgtgtgtgtgtgtgtgtgtgtgtgtgtgtctatttATATATGGTATTTTTACTTATTTGTGGCCAACTTGCCAGAGAATGGATCGTAATCAAGCAAATGAATCTTCTTCAACCAAAGTTGAAAGGAGGGTTGTTGAGAAGAACAGGAGAAATCGTATGAAACTTCTTTACTCCAATCTCTACTCCCTCCTCCCTAAGCAAACTTTtaaggtctctctctctctatcaatGCCAGAAATGCTCTCTTGTTACACTAGATATCTTTGTCGGACTGAGGATCTGAGACATTGAAATTCATAGCTAATACTGAATGTGGGTGTTTGTTGTGAATGCAGGAGCCACTAAGTCAGACAGAACAAAtagatgaagccataaagtacaTAAAAAGCCAAGAGTCGAAGCTGCAGAAGTtaaaggagaagaaggagagcTTAATGCGCACTAGAAAAAGATCATATGCTACAGCATGCGTAAATGTTGAGAGCACAAGGAGCGCAAAAGCACCCCAAATCAAAATCCATGAGATAGACTCCACGCTAGAGGTAGTACTGATAAGTGGCTTAGAAAATCATCAGTTCATGTTCTACGAAATCATTCGCCTGCTTGACGCAGAACATGCCAACGTTGTGCATGCTAACTTTTCAACTTTGGGAGACTCAGTGTTTCACGGAGTCCGGGCAGAAGTACGTAGAACAACCAAATTTTTCTCTGTTTTGTTTATCAAGAAAATATTTGACATTAATCAGCAATGGATATTAATTTGGTCTATGAATTGTCTTTCTTTCATGTAGATGGGCAAATCTATGTCCAAGTTTGGGGCTGCAAGAATAACTGAAAAACTTAACAGATTTGTCAATGGATCCACCAGCGACCAAGAATCACAGCAAGACTACTTTTGCGACTTCGAATTTCAGCCTGTGACGACATGGGATTAGTTCTGAGAAGTACTCCGCGAGaaagaaatatatgaaaaaatgggggattttcttttatgcaattaACGATGTTAGGGAGTGAAATTTAGGCTAAATCACATGATGGACCAGCCTAGATTGGCTATtaattagtttgaaaattacagAGATGTGTGTGTGTTGTCAATAATCAAATTCATGGTGATTATTTTCGACAGTTTAGAGTAAAGACCCAAAATTACTCTCTTGCTAACTAATAGCAAGGCCACAGGGCGGAGCCACTGAGTGAGAAGGGTAGCCCTCCTGACGTCTGCGAAAGGTGTATAAAACCAACCAGCGGCCCGAAAGCTTTTTCTGCAGAGGTATGAACCCCATGGAAGAACATGGGCCAAACCACGTCGTTAGctgttttaaatttaaatctgTTTGGCTGTTTGATAAAACGATGAGTTTGGTAGGGGAGTTTCCAAAAGAGACGTGCAATTTTGAATAGAAAAAGCAAACCCACTGCCGGTTCCATTCTCTCAGCTATAATTTTCTAAAGCAATCCACCGTCTTCTTTGTTTGCAGACCTCTTACCTTACCCTTCTTTTTCTActtctttgtattttgtttaGCCTTCTTCCACATTCTCTCTTAATTAGTTGTCTGGGTTTGTACATTTTATTCTTCTCACTATTAAATGTAAGAGATCCGTCGTTTAGTTTTGTGAAGATTACTCAAATTACGTATGTTAACATGTTATGAGTTCAattttatacacacacatatatatttgaAAGCTCCCCCCAATTTAGAATCCTGACTCCACTACTGCAAGGCCATATAGAATATGTGAAATGTGGTGAAGTgaatactttttaatttttgggctAATAGTAAAGTGAATACGTTGGTAGCTAGATAGTTGTTGGATGAGCTCGTGCATGGAGTGCTATCTTCACGTCAACTAAAAAACTAGATGATTGCAATACTATTGAAAAATAATTCTTTGATATGAGACATTATGGTTGTCTTATGAATAGgttttgtttctttaatttgatGATACAACTTGCTATATGTGGATGTAAATTTCCGCCTTCCTTTTTTTCGGACGAAAATGCACATGCAAAACAATTGACACCGGGCCCACGATGAAtttgtttggggggggggggtttggccgaagaatctctaatgccaaagttagaatttaagagagaaagtgtttagcGAATTTTAGAAGAGAATTGGACTTAGATTTTTAGATAAATGAGtggctatatataggggtgtggccggccctatttggggaaatagggaccggccacttatggtggtaatttgactttaattgcaagatattatgtaatcaattaaattttggtaattaatcccaatttgaaaagaataattgggaGTTAACTTGTGggtgaagatttgatgaggaatgATGAGAGGGTTTAAAAGAATACCATTTGATCTCCTTTGACCtcgattgagccgttattgttcATTGCATGCGCATGGGAATCCTGATGTGCcttaagggtaattttatccTTTTAACCCCAAAAGTTCATGTGTTGcttccataattttcttgattattttttattccaCGCTATATATACTCAAGTTCTCGCATGTCTAATTCGTTGAATTCAGGATGTTATTCACGAAGACGTGTATTTACAAGATAAAAAATGGAAGGTAGAAGAATTTTGTAGGATGTATCATTTCAAAAGAGTCTGGGATACATGCATATTCGGAATTGTTATCTTCCACAACACTATGAGTTGTCTAAGAGATGAGCCGGCGGCGAGAAGACTGAGTGTGGTGGTGGTGCAAACATTGTCGAGTTTACTCAATGCGGCAACGATGCCGTTGGAAGTGAAGGACGTAAGCACGGTTACTGAGTTGAGGCAACTGCTTTTGAGCAGGAAAATTCTCCCAATGGATGATTATTTGTTTATACACAAGCAGAGGATCATGCGTGACAATTACAGCCTCAGATGGCATGGTGTTGGTGGTGGAGATTTCCTATATGTGTTTACAGGGACTGTTTATCGCAGTGGATAAAACAATTAGTTCTAGTATTACCAAAAGCCTGTTATCTAATATTTGTCAATAGTCACGTACTAGCTAACAAATGATTAATTATCAGTAGAAGATAATGAACAAAATAGAAAGAGTAATTTTCCCGttgaataatacttgcattctcTGCTGAATGAGCTCATTCCTCCACTTGTAAATAATGTGTCTTTACTGTAATAAATTTATAATCGAAACTGTTCAATGTCttaatctttgtttttgttaaaaaaaaaaaaaaaaaaaaagtcttaatcttcatttgaagataatttttacaaaaaagattgtttaatttttcaaatgtgTCAAATAAATCAACAGTTCATTATTAATGTTACTTAGTACCTTTACCATTGATTTATTGAATGTTCAACTATAAATTTTGAGTACAAACAGAAATTTCCTAACAATTTTATCGCGATTTGACCATGTTCGCGACCAATTTATTATTGCGGTTAACAAGTGTATCCATGAGCTAGCTAATTGGACTCGATATTAACAACTTGGGTCGAtgaaggtttttattttattttatttttttaatatttttttttcgacGATAAACGATAGCATAGCCTTTCATTAGTCAACACAAAGCAATTATAGAGTGTCATTGGGTATATAATTCCAATGACCAATAAATTGATCTGGAATGAATTTGCACAAAGCAGACAAATAATTTAAACCCCTAGTAGACACCCACAAGCTCAGTCACACAGTTGCCAAGCGCACAAAACTACCAATACAAATATGTCACAATAAACAATAGTAGCAACAGAGAGATACCGGTAGACACAACGGTCGTTGCCGAATAGCGAGGCCATAAAAAATCATCGCAAAAGTGCGAGACCACAACAAAGTCATTGTTAGCAGATGAGACTCACAATAACAACGCACAAAGGCGAATACCAAATTAACCACAACACCGGCGTCACCACGGTGCAAAAGGGCAATAAGAACTAAACTACAATGAGAAAGATTCAATGAACAACTCAAAAGTAGAGGGACTGAGTTGGGCGCTCAAGCCTAGATCACCTACAAAATTCGGACAGTGGGATGTCAGCGTCCACGCTCAAGCCGAGCTGAGCCAAGCCGCAACGAGACAGACCAAGCCACAACAAGAAGAGCCGAGCTGCAACAAAACGAGCCGTAACGAGCTGACCCACACCAAGACACTTAAGCCGAGCCGAGTCCTAATGAGACGAACGAGCCAAGCTCCCAGACCAAGTCGAACCTCCAGAGCAAAGCACTCTGAAGCCGTGGAAGAAGGAGACACCACCATGGAAACCGAGTTGATAAAAGGGGATCCAGCCCACCTACTGCACAGATCTAAACCTCACACTATGAAACGAGCACCAAtcgaagaaaattttgaacGGGCAAGGCCCGGGTCAGGGTATAGGGCATAAATCCATGTATATCTGCACCCAAAATGGTGGGAGAGAAGCAAGGGAGGGGAGAGGAGGAAGTGAAAGGTTGGGAATGAGGGTTCGGAGTGAGGTGGTGGGAAGAAACAAGAATGGCGAGGGGAGGAGGATGGCTGAGAAGGGGAAGAGGGGGGAGGAAGGGAGGAATAGTTAGGAAAGGGAGAGGAGAGGCTGCCACCAGCCCCCAGCCATAGCCAGAGGGGCGGCGAAGGGGGTGACGGCTAGGATTTGTTGGAAGAGGGAGAGCTTTTTGGGAGAGGAAAGGGAGAGTGCAAGTATTATTCAACGGGAGGAATGAGCTTCTGTTGGGTTGTTTGATCTAAAGGCAACATACCTAATTACAAGTCATGTAATCCTACAACCGGGTTGCCAAAATCCAtatggtaccgtttggtacgtgggacggaacggaacagagtgggacaagatgttccgtcccacgtttggggcgactaaaacgggtggaacaagctgttccacgggacgagttttggctGAATTTTCATTCCACCTCACCctcctggaacgactcgttccacatccgtggaacacaaaattataatctctccgtctccttcttcttcctccttgtttccatccgagggcatctttgctcccgctccgttccgttccgtcctatcccgtcccgtcccgtcccatctcgttccgtcccgtcccatttgCATACTAAACGATACCATAGTGAACCCCAACCCGAAACGGAAAACAAATAAACCAAGGAGGAAATGAAGGACATGTCAGAAGTGTCAACGACATTGGCGGAAGCAACGATGTTCACTAATGTAGTTGTTAGACACATCCATATTCGATTGAGGTTGATATGTTATCGATATTTAGTAGATATTGTTGATATGACGTCTATATTTAGCACTAATACCtcaatataatatttgatattcGATTGAGATCATTCATGTTGTTCAAGCCATTTCATGTATTATAACACATCACCGCTTGTACTGTACCTTAATTTTAACATTTCAGCCGTGTAATTTTAACTAGACGGCTGAAATGTAAGAAAATAGGACATTGAACCTTGAAAGTTGAGTTGCAGTCCATGACATTTTAAACGTGTGGTCATCATTGCGGAGGATTCCGTGGTTGTTGACGTTACATATATAACTCAACATTCGCTGGGATTTGTCAAAATACTAGAATTTCCAAAACATGTTTGGTACACTGTCCTTTCCAGTCCACGTTTTTCTATCGACTATCCTTTTTACATAGCACACTATTTTCTTTCTGTGAAAATACTATTTGCTGGAATTCCAAATGTCTGCAGGAAAGGAGTATGCACCATGGAGAAGGTTTGGGCCAAATAAGATTTTAATTGTTTATTCCTTTATTCAAGctatattctaatttaattggtgaaaagaaagagaagtaCACGACACAAAAGACTGAAGTTTGGATAActatttcaataatttttacATTGTAAAGAAAAATTACAGGGGAGGATGAGGGGACTCACAATCTCCTGCAAgtcaacaaaaataaagaaaatagaaaTTTGAAAGTTCGAAATTAGTTGCTTTTAAGTTTAAGCTCCAGATATAGTAATACTACTCGAGTAGCCACGCCTTGAATCCGAAGCAGTACTGGAAGAAATGTTATGGTAATGTATGGACTCGACTAGACTCTTTGAAAACCGGTCGAGGAACTGTGGCATAGGAGGTATGCCGAGATCTATGACTCCTTCCAAAAGTTGAACAACCTGCCCCATTGTCGGCCTATCGTTCTCGTCATCTTGAATGCACCAACAAGCTACTTTGCATGCTCTCATCACTTCTTCTTTGTTTACATTACCTTCTAACCTGCAATCCAACAAGGTATCGACATCTTCTCCTTTTGTTAATACACTTGCAACGCGAGTGGGGAAGTAGTTTTGCAACCCATCATCCAAAAGATCTCTGTTTCTCCTTCCTGAAATGATCTCAAAACACAACATTCCATAGCTAAAGACATCGGCTTTTGCTGTGATAGCTTCTCCTGATATCCATTCCGGAGCAATATACCCTCTTGTCCCTTGCATGGTTGTAATTATCCGGCTGAAGTCTCTGCTCACGAGCTTTGCTAGACCAAAATCAGCTATTTTGGGGGCATATTCTGCATCCAACAGAATGTTTTCAGGTTTGATGTCACAGTGTATGATGCATTCTCTGCAACTATGATGAAGATATGCAAGTCCTCTTGCAGTCCCAAGTGCAATGTGATATCTAGTTTTCCAATTCAAGACGATCGGACTCTTCTGGAACAAAAGAGATTCTAGAGAACCATTTGGCATGTAATCATAAACCAAGAATCTTTTTGAAGTTTCTGCACAAAATCCGCGGAGACGAACAAGATTAATGTGCTGGACCTTTCCAAGAGTCCTCACTTCTGTAAGAAATTGCTTATCTGCTTGCTTTGGACAGTTAAGCCTCTTCACTGCGATGGCGGTATAACTCTTCAGTGTCCCTCTGAAAACAGAACCAAAGCCTCCTTCCCCAAGTTTTTCAGTAAAGTTCTTGGTTGCGTTTCTTAGAACCCGGTACTTGAACATTGTCAAAGAGCCTTCATCTGCCTCAGACCATTCCCCAGAACCGGACCATTCATTCTTGGCAATTACCACAATAACCAGTAAAACACCACACAAACCTCCAAGTACTCCAATGACAATCCAAAAGGTTTTATTCTCTCTCTTTGCCCTTGTTTCCTCCGATGCTGCAACCCGAAGATGCAACTCTTTGCCTACTGTCTTATCAGATGTACGTTGTTTTACATTGAACAAATTCCCTTTCCAAACCAAACACCCACTGTCATAAGCAAACGCTGTACACGAGCAATCACTCAAGCACACCGATCTACACTCATCGATGTTCTTACCTGCTAAAGTCTCGGGATTCTCTGGGAAGCGCAAATCGGGTATCACCACAAATGTGTCATTTTCTCCACTGCCTGCACTGCATTCTAAAGGGGTTTTCCTCACGCACCCTTCCGTGTGATCCTCCAAGTCCCAGGCTTTTGGAGCTCGCGGTTCAAAGCCTtccaagcatacacaaagagGCACTTGTTGCTGGTTGCAAATACTAGAAGCACCGCAGAATCCATATACCTCGCAATGTTCGGAGGGTCGCAACCAAAATGAAGTCCACTGTTTATAGTCCTTCCCCCACTTGTAGGCCCTGAACTGCCCGGAGATATCAAGCATGTACCGGATAAAGATGTCGGGGAAAACAGCATCATAAGAAACATAACTTCCAAATTCATCGGAATTATAGCTGACATTCGTGACCAAATAATTCAACTGAATTTCCGGAACATACTTAAAAATCTTGCCTGTCCATGGCCCGCTGGTCCAATACATTTTTGTCCCATTATACATCAATAAAAAACTTGTTCCGTTTCGTTCGATCTCTAGAGAGAAAATCCCAGGTGCTGGGTTTTGTGAGCTTCTCCAGGGAGTGAGGGTTAGTTTCTCATTGGTCAGCTTGTTGTATCCAAGCTTCCCGCCCGGCAGCCAAGTGTCGGTCGGGTGATCGAAACTCTGCCATATGACAGCAGACGAATTCAAAGCATCTGTTATGACAAAGTTGCCATTGTCAAGAAGCATTGCTGCTACTTCACTGGTAGAATTAGAAGCAACTGAGGGATCACGAGTTGTTGACCAAATGGAAGATTTGGATTGGTCGAGCAGTATTAAGGTTCCGTTTGGGAAGAGTTGAAGGGAGGAAGAAAATGGATCGGAAACAGGGTGGTTTCTGTTGGCCACCCAAACAACGgttttttgtagttttttgtaccagaTGCCTATGTAGTGGTTGTGGGAGTTACCTGGAGTGAAGAAACCAAGCTCGAATATGCCGCGTGGGGATGAGCTGATTGTTTGGTTGCCGGAAATAGATTGGCCTTCGGAGATGATGTTGCCAGACGCCGTCGACACATGGGCGGCTTTCAAGTTCAAGCATAACACAAGAACCACAACTGATGACATGTAACTGAGTTTGTTCCTGCTGCTATTCATCATATCCATCTCTTCATAAACTGCAAGAACCTCTATATCTCTCTCTAAGAGTAGGACTGAAGCtttacccctctctctctcaaatgttCTAGCCACCTTTTTGTTAAAAGAGCTCAGGAAAGGGATAGATATTTCTTCTCTCGGACATTACATGTGTTGTGTTACAATATGGACTAGTTTTGTGGTCAACCGTTTTTCAAAGACAAGATCCCTATATCCTCACAGTGTTAGGTTACCGTCCAGGATGAAGGGTGCTGATTGATTCCATCCCCCCAACCATTCTTTTGTCTACATCTGAaattgaaaaaggaaaagaagaagtaAAGATGCAGATGGCAGATGCTCTCCCCATGTTCCATCCCatttctttcttccccttttgttttttactttttttggtCTCCTCCTCCAACGCAGAGTAGGAGCAAGGTGGCGATGGGGTGTGATTAAAAGGCTCCTAATTGATGGAGCAGTTCAACTCATCTTGTCTTTAGTGGATAATTATATTTAGTGGATACATttattccttatcttcatttgGAGTTTTCTTATCTGATAACTtaggttttctttttttggttagGAATGATATGTACAAGAAATCTTAAAAATAAGTGgtgaaattaaatataatttatattgCAAGTGGTTCATAACTCAGTTGGTTAAAAGCATTCGCTCATGCATGCACTTGAAGTTTTATGTTCGAATCTCATATccgtaatttaaataaatttaatgtaaattatcctctcatttgtcaacaaaaaaaaactatggggtgtgatatccacacatcattttttacttctcacacactcttctAATTTTCAGATGTCGGATCTAAAATCTCAAAACTATAACTTATATTAagtgttatttatttataattgcaCTGATACTTTTCTAATAAAATCGTCAGTCACACTTGCCGTGTTGGCTTTATAGTTCGAATTCATTTGGTTTAGATCTCAGGTCAACAAAACAACTCATTGTATAATTTATCATATTTACTTTGATCCAAATAATTTAGTAAATAATCTCAACTTGAATTTTACTATGAGTCATTCTCCTTCTTAATTTAATTCCTCAATTTCTAATTATAGATTAATAGACATAACATTACTCTAGTCGTGTTTCATCAACGCTATGTGTCAATTTACTTCTTAATTCAGTTCTTctaatttaattacaaattaataGAAATAACATAACTCTAGTCGTGATCCATAGCATGTGTCAATTTGCACTGTCCACTCAGCAACAGGAGACTCTAGATCGGCCCTCGTTGTATTTTATCTTAAGTCTACCGTTCTTTATGCACATGGAGTTCCAACTTCCAATGTAAGAAATAGGTTTTACGCAAATATTcaacaacaaaatataaaataaaaaggaatttaCCTAATAAAACAAAAGCTGCGACACCtaatttgaattaaataaaCGCATCAAATGTTTTGTATGATATCTTATAGTTttctctccaaaaaaaaaaaaaaaaaaaaaaaaagatatcttATATTTGAACTTTGTCGCCTGCCAGTGCTAGTAGTGCATGTCTTTTTTAAACTAAAAGGTCATTGAATATGTATTGATAGTTTACAGAGAAATGTTCTTTCTGCTGGATCTCAGCTGAACCATTTCCACAAGGAGTTGTGTGTAACGTATACACCACGTAGCAGTATATTTAACCACTTAAATCTCGACATTTGTTATCTTTTACGATTAAACTGTCATCCGGCATACTACTTAACAACAACCAATTATTGTGTATATAATATTTACAATATTAGCAGCGTAACCAGCTACTTAAATCTTGACATTGGTCAATTTTTTACAACGGTCACGTGCAGACATTTCTTGCACTAgcttaactttttttattttttattgttttgttatttATACCAATGCCTAATAGATATATAGTCCTCGGGGTGATTGATTAGTCGGAAGATAGTCTATATaataaaaaagttcaaatttaaaGCCT encodes:
- the LOC137707485 gene encoding transcription factor bHLH162-like — its product is MDRNQANESSSTKVERRVVEKNRRNRMKLLYSNLYSLLPKQTFKEPLSQTEQIDEAIKYIKSQESKLQKLKEKKESLMRTRKRSYATACVNVESTRSAKAPQIKIHEIDSTLEVVLISGLENHQFMFYEIIRLLDAEHANVVHANFSTLGDSVFHGVRAEMGKSMSKFGAARITEKLNRFVNGSTSDQESQQDYFCDFEFQPVTTWD
- the LOC137707483 gene encoding G-type lectin S-receptor-like serine/threonine-protein kinase At2g19130 produces the protein MMNSSRNKLSYMSSVVVLVLCLNLKAAHVSTASGNIISEGQSISGNQTISSSPRGIFELGFFTPGNSHNHYIGIWYKKLQKTVVWVANRNHPVSDPFSSSLQLFPNGTLILLDQSKSSIWSTTRDPSVASNSTSEVAAMLLDNGNFVITDALNSSAVIWQSFDHPTDTWLPGGKLGYNKLTNEKLTLTPWRSSQNPAPGIFSLEIERNGTSFLLMYNGTKMYWTSGPWTGKIFKYVPEIQLNYLVTNVSYNSDEFGSYVSYDAVFPDIFIRYMLDISGQFRAYKWGKDYKQWTSFWLRPSEHCEVYGFCGASSICNQQQVPLCVCLEGFEPRAPKAWDLEDHTEGCVRKTPLECSAGSGENDTFVVIPDLRFPENPETLAGKNIDECRSVCLSDCSCTAFAYDSGCLVWKGNLFNVKQRTSDKTVGKELHLRVAASEETRAKRENKTFWIVIGVLGGLCGVLLVIVVIAKNEWSGSGEWSEADEGSLTMFKYRVLRNATKNFTEKLGEGGFGSVFRGTLKSYTAIAVKRLNCPKQADKQFLTEVRTLGKVQHINLVRLRGFCAETSKRFLVYDYMPNGSLESLLFQKSPIVLNWKTRYHIALGTARGLAYLHHSCRECIIHCDIKPENILLDAEYAPKIADFGLAKLVSRDFSRIITTMQGTRGYIAPEWISGEAITAKADVFSYGMLCFEIISGRRNRDLLDDGLQNYFPTRVASVLTKGEDVDTLLDCRLEGNVNKEEVMRACKVACWCIQDDENDRPTMGQVVQLLEGVIDLGIPPMPQFLDRFSKSLVESIHYHNISSSTASDSRRGYSSSITISGA